From Rhododendron vialii isolate Sample 1 chromosome 10a, ASM3025357v1, the proteins below share one genomic window:
- the LOC131303927 gene encoding EPIDERMAL PATTERNING FACTOR-like protein 2, whose protein sequence is MGSSGNFDCNHKLNHITVYFLFLLISSSTQLRFTAGGRPINIPTGHFQEEKAMLRAQIGSRPPKCERRCSSCGPCEAIQVPTNPQTKFGGKNSSLSIPTIEYARGGDDSSNYKPMSWKCKCGNSIFNP, encoded by the exons ATGGGTTCTAGTGGCAATTTCGATTGTAATCATAAACTTAACCACATCACAGTttactttctctttctcttgatTTCGAGCTCGACCCAACTGAGATTTACTGCAGGAG GTCGACCAATTAACATACCTACTGGCCATTTTCAG GAGGAGAAGGCGATGTTGAGAGCCCAAATTGGTTCGAGGCCACCGAAATGCGAGAGGAGATGCAGTTCATGTGGGCCTTGTGAAGCAATTCAGGTTCCAACAAATCCACAGACCAAATTTGGGGGAAAAAACTCTTCATTGTCAATTCCTACCATCGAGTATGCCAGAGGGGGCGATGATAGCTCCAACTACAAGCCCATGAGTTGGAAGTGCAAATGTGGGAAttccatcttcaacccatgA